Proteins encoded within one genomic window of Flavobacterium sp. NG2:
- the mnmG gene encoding tRNA uridine-5-carboxymethylaminomethyl(34) synthesis enzyme MnmG, protein MFLEEYDVIVVGAGHAGSEAAAAAANLGSKTLLVTMSLQNIAQMSCNPAMGGIAKGQIVREIDALGGYSGIVSDKTAIQFKMLNKSKGPAMWSPRVQSDRMRFAEEWRMMLEGTPNLDFYQEMVKGLIIENGKIKGIKTSLGVEIRSKSVVLTNGTFLNGLIHIGDKQFGGGRAGESAAYGVTEDLVNEGFEAGRMKTGTPPRVDGRSLDYSKMNEEKGDERPDKFSYSDETKPLIHQRSCHMTYTSLDVHDILREGFDRSPMFNGRIKSIGPRYCPSIEDKINRFADKERHQLFVEPEGWNTCEVYVNGFSTSLPEDIQFKALRSVAGFEKVKFFRPGYAIEYDYFPPTQLKHTLETKLVEGLYFAGQINGTTGYEEAASQGLMAGINAHLKVHEKDPFILKRDEAYIGVLIDDLITKGTEEPYRMFTSRAEYRTLLRQDNADYRLTPMSNAIGLASDKRMRRMEHKFNQSEKMVNFFKETSVTIGETNPILESKGTAAISQGDKMFKIFSRPQIDLEDMMRFEKVKTYIEENDVDQEILEQAEIQVKYSGYIEKERNNADKLTRLEDVKIPEDFDYHKIKSMSIEAKQKLSKIRPVTISQASRISGVSPSDISVLLVYMGR, encoded by the coding sequence ATGTTTTTAGAAGAGTACGATGTAATTGTGGTAGGTGCAGGACATGCAGGTTCAGAAGCTGCAGCAGCAGCGGCTAATTTGGGTTCGAAAACTTTGTTGGTTACAATGAGTTTGCAGAACATTGCACAGATGTCTTGCAATCCTGCTATGGGCGGAATTGCCAAAGGACAAATAGTGCGTGAGATTGATGCCCTTGGTGGATACTCTGGAATTGTTTCAGATAAAACTGCGATTCAATTCAAGATGTTGAACAAGTCAAAAGGTCCTGCAATGTGGTCTCCAAGAGTTCAGTCTGACCGTATGCGTTTTGCTGAAGAGTGGAGAATGATGTTAGAAGGAACGCCAAATCTTGATTTTTATCAAGAGATGGTTAAAGGTTTGATAATCGAAAACGGCAAGATAAAAGGAATCAAAACTTCCTTAGGAGTAGAGATTAGGTCTAAGTCGGTGGTCTTGACAAACGGAACTTTTTTGAACGGTTTGATTCATATTGGAGACAAACAATTTGGAGGAGGTAGAGCTGGAGAAAGTGCTGCTTATGGAGTAACTGAAGATTTGGTTAATGAAGGTTTTGAAGCAGGCCGAATGAAAACAGGAACGCCTCCAAGGGTAGATGGTCGTTCGTTGGATTACTCCAAAATGAATGAAGAAAAAGGAGATGAACGTCCTGATAAGTTCTCTTATTCTGATGAAACAAAACCGTTGATTCACCAACGTTCTTGTCATATGACCTACACTTCTTTGGATGTGCATGATATTTTGAGAGAAGGTTTTGATCGTTCACCAATGTTTAATGGTCGTATCAAAAGTATCGGTCCAAGATATTGTCCTTCTATCGAAGATAAAATCAATCGCTTTGCTGATAAAGAACGCCACCAATTATTTGTCGAGCCTGAAGGTTGGAATACTTGTGAGGTATACGTGAATGGATTTTCAACTTCGTTGCCTGAAGATATTCAGTTTAAAGCTTTGCGTTCTGTTGCCGGATTTGAAAAGGTGAAATTCTTCCGTCCTGGATATGCAATCGAGTATGATTATTTTCCGCCAACACAATTAAAACATACTTTGGAAACTAAATTAGTGGAAGGATTATATTTCGCTGGTCAGATAAATGGAACTACTGGATATGAAGAAGCGGCCTCTCAAGGTTTGATGGCGGGTATCAATGCGCACTTAAAAGTACACGAAAAAGATCCGTTTATTTTGAAACGCGACGAAGCATATATTGGTGTTTTGATTGATGATTTGATTACTAAAGGAACTGAAGAGCCATATCGAATGTTTACTTCTCGTGCTGAATATAGAACCTTATTGCGTCAAGATAATGCCGATTATCGATTGACTCCAATGTCAAATGCTATCGGTTTAGCTTCGGATAAACGTATGCGTCGAATGGAACATAAGTTTAATCAATCTGAAAAAATGGTCAATTTCTTCAAAGAAACGAGTGTAACGATTGGAGAAACTAATCCTATTTTGGAATCAAAAGGAACAGCTGCTATTTCGCAAGGTGACAAAATGTTTAAAATATTTTCTCGACCACAAATCGATTTAGAGGATATGATGCGATTTGAAAAAGTAAAAACCTATATTGAAGAGAACGATGTCGATCAAGAAATTTTAGAACAAGCCGAAATTCAAGTAAAATATTCAGGTTATATCGAAAAGGAAAGAAACAACGCTGATAAGTTAACCAGACTAGAAGATGTAAAAATTCCTGAAGATTTTGATTACCATAAAATCAAATCGATGTCAATTGAAGCCAAACAAAAATTATCAAAGATTCGTCCTGTAACTATTTCGCAAGCATCGCGTATTAGTGGAGTGTCTCCAAGCGATATTTCGGTGTTGTTAGTGTATATGGGAAGGTAG
- the ybeY gene encoding rRNA maturation RNase YbeY yields the protein MISFNYENEFSLENEEVYASWLSSVIESENKKEGEINYIFCDDDYLHKINLEYLNHDTLTDIISFDYSMGNELHGDIFVSVERVEDNAKDFNVSFEEELKRVLVHGVLHYCGYKDKTEDDEALMRSKEEEKMKMFHVKH from the coding sequence ATGATTAGTTTTAATTACGAAAATGAATTCAGTTTAGAAAACGAAGAAGTTTATGCCTCTTGGTTGTCTTCAGTAATTGAGTCCGAGAACAAGAAAGAAGGGGAGATAAATTATATCTTTTGTGATGATGATTACCTTCACAAGATTAATTTAGAATATCTGAATCATGATACCTTAACGGATATTATCAGCTTTGATTATTCAATGGGTAATGAATTGCATGGTGATATTTTCGTTTCCGTAGAACGAGTGGAAGATAATGCTAAGGATTTTAATGTTTCGTTCGAGGAAGAATTAAAAAGAGTTTTGGTCCACGGTGTATTACATTACTGTGGTTATAAAGATAAAACAGAAGATGACGAGGCTTTAATGCGCTCTAAAGAGGAAGAGAAAATGAAGATGTTCCACGTGAAACATTAG
- the gltX gene encoding glutamate--tRNA ligase — MSKQVRVRFAPSPTGPLHIGGVRTALFNYLFAKKHGGTFFLRIEDTDQNRFVPGAESYIMEALEWLGIAPDETVGKNEKFGPYRQSERKELYQQYADQLIDSGWAYYAFDTAEALDAHRKEHEEKGKTFIYNHHNREKLDTSLAISAEETAKRIAAGEAYVIRFKTPVDEILHLKDIIRGHVKFDTNLLDDKVLFKSDGMPTYHLANIVDDHLMETTHVIRGEEWLPSMPLHVLLYHAFGWPAPEFAHLPLILKPVGNGKLSKRDGDKLGFPVFPLEWKTEEGISSGYREKGFFPEAVVNFLALLGWNDGTDKELFSLEELVEAFDLDRVHKSGAKFDPEKNKWFNHQYLIKADDAVLAAEYAKILNEKNISVSEAVLTKIVSLIKERAHFVSEFWEMSDFFLVAPTEYDAKASKNWKEETPGFMQNLITVLEGIEDFTSVNIETIVKEWMTKNEIGMGKVMQPFRLSLVGALKGPHLFDIVEVIGKEETIARINKAIASL, encoded by the coding sequence ATGTCAAAGCAAGTTAGAGTGCGTTTTGCACCAAGCCCAACGGGACCCTTACATATTGGCGGTGTGCGTACCGCTTTATTCAATTATTTATTTGCCAAAAAACATGGTGGAACGTTCTTTTTGAGAATTGAAGACACCGATCAAAACCGATTTGTTCCTGGTGCTGAGAGTTACATCATGGAAGCCCTAGAATGGTTAGGAATTGCTCCGGATGAAACGGTGGGGAAAAATGAAAAATTTGGTCCTTATCGTCAGAGCGAACGTAAAGAATTGTACCAACAATATGCTGACCAATTGATTGATTCAGGTTGGGCATACTATGCATTTGATACTGCCGAAGCATTGGATGCTCACAGAAAAGAGCACGAAGAAAAAGGAAAAACGTTTATATACAACCACCACAACAGAGAAAAACTGGATACTTCATTAGCTATTTCTGCAGAAGAAACAGCTAAGAGAATTGCTGCTGGTGAAGCCTATGTGATTCGTTTTAAAACGCCAGTGGATGAAATTTTGCATTTGAAAGATATCATTCGTGGTCATGTGAAATTTGACACGAACTTACTTGATGACAAAGTTTTGTTTAAAAGTGATGGCATGCCAACTTATCATTTGGCAAATATTGTTGATGATCATTTGATGGAAACAACACACGTAATTCGTGGTGAAGAATGGTTACCATCAATGCCATTGCACGTTTTATTATACCATGCATTTGGTTGGCCTGCTCCTGAATTTGCGCATTTACCTTTGATTTTGAAACCTGTTGGAAACGGAAAGTTATCCAAACGTGATGGTGATAAATTAGGTTTTCCAGTTTTCCCATTAGAATGGAAAACAGAAGAAGGCATATCATCTGGATATAGAGAGAAAGGATTTTTCCCGGAGGCTGTTGTTAACTTCTTAGCTTTATTAGGTTGGAATGACGGAACCGACAAAGAATTATTTTCATTAGAAGAATTGGTAGAAGCATTTGATTTAGACAGAGTGCATAAATCTGGAGCCAAATTTGATCCTGAAAAGAACAAATGGTTCAATCACCAATACTTAATTAAAGCGGATGACGCTGTTTTAGCGGCAGAATATGCTAAAATTTTGAATGAAAAGAATATTTCGGTATCAGAAGCTGTTTTAACTAAAATTGTATCGCTAATCAAAGAAAGAGCGCATTTTGTGTCGGAATTTTGGGAAATGAGTGATTTCTTTTTGGTAGCTCCAACGGAATATGATGCGAAAGCATCTAAAAACTGGAAAGAGGAAACACCAGGATTCATGCAAAATTTAATTACAGTTCTTGAAGGTATTGAAGATTTTACTTCAGTAAACATTGAAACGATTGTTAAAGAATGGATGACTAAAAACGAGATTGGAATGGGGAAAGTAATGCAACCTTTCCGTTTGAGTTTGGTTGGCGCTTTAAAAGGCCCTCACCTATTTGATATCGTTGAAGTAATTGGAAAAGAAGAAACGATTGCTAGGATTAATAAAGCGATTGCTAGTTTGTAA